One Natranaerovirga hydrolytica genomic region harbors:
- the scfB gene encoding thioether cross-link-forming SCIFF peptide maturase, with the protein MIHQYKNNGLNMVLDVYSGAIHIVDDIVYDAIELYEKETEESIINLLKEKYKAAEIKEALEEIKELQEHKMLFTEDAYKEHIPEMKSNNKVVKALCLHIAHDCNLACKYCFASEGEYHGDRSMMSFEVGKKAIDFLIKNSSNRKNLEIDFFGGEPLMNFGVVKKIVEYARQQEKQHNKNFRFTMTTNGLLLTDAIQDFLNEHMHNVVLSIDGRKEVNDKMRPSPSGKGSYDAILPKFKEFVSKRGQKDYYVRGTFTHHNLDFSKDVLHLADEGFEQISVEPVVAEANASYSIKEEDLETLFNEYDQLALEMIDRIKAGKGFNFFHFMIDLGQGPCISKRLAGCGSGGEYLAVTPWGDLYPCHQYVGINEFLMGNVTEGVKAIDIQKKFGNCNVYTKEKCNDCWAKFYCSGGCSANSYQFFGNIYDVYDIGCALEKKRIENAIMIKAKLAQ; encoded by the coding sequence TTGATACATCAATATAAAAATAATGGATTGAATATGGTTTTAGATGTATACAGTGGTGCCATACATATTGTTGATGATATTGTATATGATGCAATTGAGTTGTATGAAAAAGAAACTGAGGAATCCATAATCAACTTGTTAAAAGAAAAATATAAAGCAGCAGAAATTAAAGAAGCGTTAGAAGAAATCAAAGAATTACAAGAGCATAAAATGTTGTTTACAGAAGATGCTTATAAAGAACATATACCAGAAATGAAATCTAATAATAAAGTGGTCAAAGCACTTTGTCTACACATTGCACATGATTGTAATTTAGCTTGTAAATATTGTTTTGCTTCTGAAGGTGAATACCATGGCGACCGATCAATGATGTCCTTTGAAGTCGGGAAAAAAGCTATAGATTTTCTGATTAAAAATTCATCTAATCGAAAAAATCTAGAAATAGATTTTTTTGGTGGAGAACCCTTAATGAACTTTGGGGTTGTTAAAAAGATTGTAGAGTATGCAAGGCAACAAGAAAAACAACATAATAAAAATTTTAGATTTACAATGACAACCAATGGTTTATTATTAACAGATGCAATCCAAGACTTTCTTAATGAACATATGCACAATGTGGTATTAAGTATAGATGGGCGAAAAGAAGTTAATGACAAAATGAGACCCTCGCCAAGTGGAAAAGGAAGTTATGATGCGATTTTGCCTAAGTTTAAAGAATTTGTTTCTAAAAGAGGGCAAAAAGATTATTATGTTAGAGGAACTTTTACCCATCATAATCTAGACTTTTCAAAAGACGTATTGCATTTAGCAGATGAAGGCTTTGAACAAATATCTGTTGAGCCAGTAGTGGCAGAAGCCAATGCAAGTTATAGCATTAAAGAAGAAGACTTAGAAACCTTATTTAATGAATATGACCAATTGGCTTTGGAAATGATTGATAGAATAAAAGCAGGCAAAGGTTTTAATTTCTTTCATTTTATGATTGATTTAGGACAAGGGCCTTGTATATCAAAAAGGTTAGCAGGTTGTGGCTCAGGTGGAGAATACTTAGCCGTTACACCTTGGGGAGATTTATATCCCTGTCATCAATATGTAGGCATCAATGAGTTTTTAATGGGTAATGTTACAGAAGGTGTTAAAGCAATAGATATTCAGAAAAAATTTGGCAACTGTAATGTATACACCAAAGAAAAATGCAATGACTGCTGGGCTAAGTTTTATTGTAGTGGTGGTTGTAGTGCCAACTCTTATCAATTCTTTGGCAACATTTATGATGTATACGATATAGGATGTGCTTTGGAAAAAAAACGCATTGAAAATGCCATTATGATTAAAGCAAAGTTAGCACAATAA
- a CDS encoding TIGR04086 family membrane protein, with the protein MRKTRSRTNIVEKSKPVCVIKGILWGYIFTTVMVVLLTFLLYRFDLADNQIYIGIIATYILATIISGLVTGKGIRENSWIWGSAAGFIYFLLLIIGSVIVNQELSSIREIFTMLALCIGGGTLGGMFS; encoded by the coding sequence ATGCGAAAAACAAGAAGTAGGACGAATATTGTAGAAAAGTCTAAGCCAGTATGTGTCATTAAAGGGATTTTATGGGGATACATATTTACAACAGTCATGGTTGTTTTGTTAACTTTTTTATTATACAGATTTGACTTAGCAGATAATCAAATATACATAGGTATTATAGCAACGTATATTTTAGCAACCATTATAAGTGGATTAGTTACAGGAAAAGGTATACGAGAAAATTCTTGGATTTGGGGAAGTGCAGCAGGATTTATTTATTTTCTATTACTCATTATTGGCTCTGTAATTGTTAATCAAGAATTAAGTTCAATTCGTGAGATATTTACAATGTTGGCACTATGTATTGGTGGAGGTACCTTAGGTGGTATGTTTAGTTAA
- a CDS encoding PHP domain-containing protein translates to MIDLHVHSNASDGTMSPEEIIAYAKEKKLSAIALTDHDTISGISSAKKAGEEHNIEVISGIEFSTQYNHKDIHILGLFIDENNTDFQEKLSEFVASRNNRNDIIIKKLNDLGVDIGKKDLLEQSPDGVITRAHFAKVLKNKGYIKEIKDAFTKYIGDGCPAFVPRSKVTPEDAIKLTEQANGIAVLAHPLLYGLSEKELIQLIEHLIPMGLKGIEAIYSLHTLEEQSKLRRLARKYGLLITGGSDFHGSNKPHIDLGSGKGNLKVSDEVLVALKHARD, encoded by the coding sequence ATGATTGACTTACATGTTCATTCCAATGCATCTGATGGAACAATGAGTCCAGAAGAAATTATAGCTTATGCAAAAGAAAAAAAATTATCTGCTATTGCTTTAACAGACCATGATACGATTTCAGGCATATCTTCTGCTAAAAAAGCTGGTGAAGAACACAATATTGAGGTCATTAGTGGTATTGAATTCTCCACTCAATATAATCATAAAGATATACATATTTTAGGATTATTTATTGATGAAAACAATACGGATTTTCAAGAAAAATTAAGTGAATTTGTTGCTTCAAGAAATAATAGAAATGATATTATTATAAAAAAACTGAACGATTTAGGCGTTGATATTGGTAAAAAGGACTTATTAGAACAGTCTCCTGATGGCGTCATCACGAGAGCTCATTTTGCCAAAGTTCTAAAAAACAAAGGCTATATTAAAGAAATTAAAGATGCCTTCACCAAATATATAGGTGATGGTTGTCCCGCTTTTGTGCCTCGCAGCAAAGTAACACCTGAAGACGCCATTAAATTAACTGAGCAAGCTAACGGAATAGCTGTACTGGCTCATCCTTTGTTATATGGCTTGTCTGAAAAAGAATTGATTCAGCTGATTGAACACCTAATCCCTATGGGCTTAAAAGGCATTGAAGCCATTTACTCTCTTCATACCCTTGAAGAACAAAGTAAGTTAAGGCGATTAGCTAGAAAATATGGGTTGTTAATCACTGGCGGTTCTGATTTTCATGGCAGCAATAAACCCCATATTGATTTAGGCAGTGGAAAAGGTAATCTTAAAGTCTCTGATGAAGTACTTGTGGCTTTAAAGCATGCACGTGATTGA
- the scfA gene encoding six-cysteine ranthipeptide SCIFF, translating to MKHINTLNTSTLSDSLKKGGCGECQTSCQSACKTSCTVGNQSCENINR from the coding sequence ATGAAACATATTAACACATTAAATACATCAACATTAAGTGATAGCTTAAAAAAAGGTGGCTGTGGCGAATGTCAAACGTCTTGTCAATCAGCTTGTAAAACATCTTGTACCGTGGGTAATCAAAGTTGTGAGAATATTAATCGCTAA